One Algihabitans albus genomic region harbors:
- a CDS encoding acyl-CoA dehydrogenase family protein → MEIGFGRQDYGDIREGVRALCARFDGAYWRACDRERAYPADFVQALTEAGYLAAVIPEDYGGSGLPLAAACAILEEIHASGGNAAAAHAQMYTMGTLLRHGSAAQKATYLPEIARGALRLQAFGVTEPTSGSDTLDLSTTATRDGSGYRVNGQKVWTSRAEHSDLMILLARTTPKEEVARRGKGLSVFLIDLRGAVGRGVVIRPIRTLLNHSTTEVFFEDLYVPGEALIGEAGEGFRYILDGMNAERILIASECLGDGRWFVTKARDYATERRVFGKAIGENQGVQFPLAKAYAQLRAAMGMVREAAAKFDAGEACGPEANMAKLLAAEASWAAAEVCLQTHGGYGFAEEYDVERKFRETRLYQVAPISTNLILAYLGQQVLGLPKSY, encoded by the coding sequence ATGGAGATCGGGTTCGGACGTCAGGATTACGGCGATATCCGGGAGGGGGTGCGGGCGCTCTGCGCTCGATTCGACGGAGCCTATTGGCGGGCCTGCGACCGGGAGCGCGCATATCCGGCGGACTTCGTGCAGGCGCTGACGGAGGCCGGTTATCTCGCGGCGGTGATTCCGGAAGACTACGGCGGCTCCGGCCTGCCGCTGGCGGCGGCCTGCGCGATCCTGGAGGAAATCCACGCTTCCGGCGGCAACGCCGCCGCGGCGCATGCCCAGATGTACACCATGGGCACGCTGCTGCGGCACGGCAGCGCCGCGCAGAAGGCGACCTACCTGCCCGAGATCGCGCGCGGCGCCCTGCGCCTGCAGGCCTTCGGCGTGACCGAGCCGACCAGTGGCAGCGACACGCTCGACCTCTCGACCACGGCGACGCGCGACGGCAGCGGTTACCGCGTCAACGGTCAAAAGGTCTGGACCAGCCGGGCCGAGCATTCCGATCTCATGATCCTGCTGGCGCGCACCACGCCGAAGGAGGAGGTCGCGCGGCGCGGCAAGGGCCTGTCGGTCTTCCTGATCGACTTGCGCGGCGCCGTCGGCCGGGGCGTCGTCATCAGGCCGATCCGCACGCTGCTCAACCACTCCACCACGGAGGTTTTCTTCGAGGACCTCTACGTGCCCGGCGAGGCGCTGATCGGCGAGGCGGGCGAGGGCTTTCGCTACATCCTCGACGGCATGAACGCCGAGCGGATCCTGATCGCCAGCGAATGCCTGGGCGATGGCCGCTGGTTCGTTACCAAGGCGCGGGACTACGCGACCGAGCGCCGGGTCTTCGGCAAGGCCATCGGAGAGAACCAGGGCGTCCAGTTTCCTCTCGCCAAGGCCTACGCGCAGCTACGCGCGGCCATGGGCATGGTGCGCGAGGCGGCGGCCAAGTTCGACGCCGGAGAGGCCTGCGGGCCGGAGGCCAACATGGCCAAGCTGCTGGCGGCCGAGGCCTCCTGGGCCGCCGCCGAGGTCTGCCTGCAGACCCATGGCGGCTACGGTTTCGCCGAGGAGTACGACGTCGAGCGCAAGTTCCGCGAGACGCGGCTCTATCAGGTCGCGCCGATCTCCACCAACCTGATCCTCGCCTATCTGGGTCAGCAGGTGCTCGGCCTGCCCAAGAGCTACTAG